In Rhodococcus qingshengii JCM 15477, the sequence CGATGAGCGGCAGCCATCGTCGTGCCGACATGGTCAACCTCCGGGCAGGGCGGTAAGTGCGCCCTAACTATGAAGGTTCAAGTCAACTTGAAGTCAAGCGCCGCTTCGACACGAATGTCGAGCTGCTCGAGCAACCACGGGCACTGCATCGGACGCTCTTGCCGACACGTCAGGTGATGCTCGAGGATCAGCTTCGCTCGCGTAGCAGCGGCGATCTGTGCCTCGAGTGTCGACACTTGATCTGCGAGAACCGTGGAGAACTGCTCGGACGTGGTGTCGGTTTCGATGAAGGACCGCACCTGTTCCAAGGACATTCCCGTCTCGGTGTACATCCGGATCAATGCCAGCCGGCGCAGCTCACGCTGCCCGTACCAGCGTTTGCCGCCAGTTCGCGACCGCGCGGACAGCAGTCCTTCGTCCTCGTAATAACGCAAGGTCGACGCCGCGATTC encodes:
- a CDS encoding MerR family transcriptional regulator, with product MREHLIPIGEVAKSFGIAASTLRYYEDEGLLSARSRTGGKRWYGQRELRRLALIRMYTETGMSLEQVRSFIETDTTSEQFSTVLADQVSTLEAQIAAATRAKLILEHHLTCRQERPMQCPWLLEQLDIRVEAALDFKLT